In Candidatus Dependentiae bacterium, a genomic segment contains:
- a CDS encoding tetratricopeptide repeat protein yields the protein MLGFTLRDAWRSRMNIGKQQMKKSDLHNSVNQAQKKVVENGTPLLWYWSVVPPVVLSVLTFLFYYPSLSYPFQFDDLANISKKFEIRFFDLGDHLFKYSRWVGEVLNRLNYKMGEYFRYGGGGFDPFYYRLVNVFLHIATGLMVFVLFRRLFSRLSEKSFLKKYADAIAALTTGLFLLHPVQTQTVSYVIQARLEGMATLFVLVVLWLMVKSFELETVWKKYFFQVCALFVAFVSCGTKEIVIVLPLLSVLVDLFFFAKGDVKKVFKNWFFHLVLGLVVLITLMKYINPDFFMQIVGMKASVANNRGNVLSGSYSQMITPWKFLISEFKVILHYLAIYFAPFKLSVEYDWVLVKSFFSADCILPLCALLMLIAFAIYRWVKDKLSMYTFSLAWFLIAVAPRSTIMPSPELICDYKSYLASIGIFVGMAIVIIKLYELACEYELFSANVFTRRSQTMAFSFLCMIGLGFSAYSRNLVWESTVSFWLNIVERAPNKARGHNNLGVALSESGRYEEASPYFFKAITLDKFYSDPWSNAAVVFSVKGDNDRAISCLKEAVKLNPEYAEAHNNLGSLCLNKGDYEASEMYLKNAIL from the coding sequence ATGTTGGGTTTTACACTGCGTGATGCATGGAGATCGAGAATGAATATCGGTAAACAGCAGATGAAAAAAAGTGATTTACACAATTCAGTCAACCAGGCTCAAAAAAAAGTTGTAGAAAATGGTACCCCTTTATTGTGGTATTGGAGTGTTGTTCCACCGGTAGTTCTTTCGGTGCTTACTTTTTTGTTTTATTATCCTTCGCTTTCCTACCCATTTCAGTTTGATGACCTTGCAAACATCAGTAAAAAATTTGAAATTCGTTTCTTTGATTTAGGCGATCATTTGTTTAAGTATTCACGATGGGTCGGGGAAGTTTTGAATCGCTTGAATTATAAAATGGGTGAGTATTTCAGGTATGGTGGAGGTGGTTTTGATCCTTTTTATTACCGCTTAGTGAATGTGTTTTTGCATATCGCAACAGGATTGATGGTATTTGTCTTATTTAGGCGGTTGTTTAGCCGATTGTCTGAAAAATCATTTTTAAAAAAATATGCAGATGCGATAGCAGCGTTAACAACGGGATTGTTTTTATTGCATCCGGTGCAAACACAAACGGTTTCATATGTGATTCAAGCTCGACTAGAAGGCATGGCGACACTTTTTGTGTTGGTTGTTTTATGGTTAATGGTTAAAAGTTTTGAACTAGAAACTGTTTGGAAAAAATACTTTTTTCAAGTGTGCGCTCTTTTTGTTGCCTTTGTGTCATGCGGAACAAAAGAAATCGTTATTGTTTTGCCGCTTCTTTCTGTTTTAGTTGATTTGTTTTTCTTTGCAAAAGGTGATGTGAAAAAAGTTTTTAAAAATTGGTTTTTTCATCTGGTTCTTGGGTTGGTCGTCTTAATCACGTTGATGAAATATATTAATCCTGATTTTTTTATGCAGATTGTTGGCATGAAGGCTTCAGTTGCAAATAATCGTGGAAATGTTCTGAGTGGATCGTATTCACAGATGATTACCCCGTGGAAGTTTTTGATTTCTGAATTTAAAGTAATTTTACATTATTTGGCTATTTATTTTGCCCCATTTAAGTTGAGTGTTGAGTATGATTGGGTGCTGGTTAAAAGTTTTTTTTCGGCCGATTGTATTTTGCCCTTGTGTGCATTATTGATGTTGATTGCATTTGCGATTTATCGATGGGTAAAAGATAAGTTGTCGATGTATACTTTTTCTTTGGCATGGTTTTTGATAGCCGTTGCTCCTCGTTCCACAATCATGCCATCTCCTGAATTGATTTGTGATTACAAATCATACTTAGCGTCGATTGGCATTTTTGTTGGGATGGCCATTGTGATTATCAAATTATATGAGTTGGCTTGTGAGTATGAACTTTTTTCTGCAAATGTTTTTACGCGCAGATCGCAAACTATGGCATTTAGTTTTTTGTGTATGATTGGGCTTGGATTTTCAGCATATTCTCGTAATTTGGTGTGGGAATCGACGGTCTCTTTTTGGTTGAATATTGTTGAACGCGCTCCCAACAAAGCTCGGGGGCATAATAATTTGGGAGTTGCGCTTTCAGAGTCGGGCAGATACGAAGAAGCGTCGCCGTATTTTTTTAAGGCGATTACTCTTGATAAATTTTATTCTGATCCATGGAGCAATGCGGCGGTTGTTTTTTCTGTTAAAGGCGATAATGACCGTGCGATTAGTTGTCTGAAGGAAGCGGTTAAGCTCAATCCAGAGTATGCCGAGGCACATAATAATTTAGGTTCTTTGTGCCTTAATAAGGGAGATTATGAAGCGTCTGAAATGTATTTAAAAAATGCAATACTG
- a CDS encoding tyrosine--tRNA ligase, translating to MENKKISPLEQVKLLSIGVDRLVDADLLLKKLQENRPLRIKLGCDPTAPDLHLGHTVVLSKLRQFQDLGHEVIFLIGDYTTKIGDPTGRSKTRPQISDEEIRSNATTYLAQVARVLDPKKTTVVYNSEWLSKLTFADVISLCGKVTVARMIEREDFRKRLDEQQPISMHELLYPLMQGYDSVALNADVELGGTDQTFNLLMGRHLQSHYGQESQVIITLPLLEGLDGVQKMSKSYGNYVGLFETAENAFGKLMSISDELMFKYAQLLLHTSSEIQENQKESIKNGSLHPMRLKKQIAHDIVARFWGASEAQNALKQFEELFQSKDYSNAEEVALLKSSEYWIVDLLKEIGAINSSSDAKRMIEQGAVTIDGDVISDFKAIINPTSGMIIKVGKKKIIKIK from the coding sequence ATGGAAAACAAAAAAATTTCTCCCCTTGAACAAGTAAAGCTTCTTTCAATCGGCGTCGATCGATTAGTTGACGCAGATTTATTATTAAAAAAATTACAAGAAAACCGTCCACTCAGAATTAAATTGGGATGCGATCCAACCGCTCCCGATCTTCACCTTGGCCACACAGTTGTTCTTTCCAAGCTTCGTCAATTTCAGGATCTTGGACATGAAGTAATTTTTTTGATTGGTGATTACACAACAAAAATCGGCGATCCTACCGGAAGGTCAAAAACTCGTCCTCAAATTTCAGACGAAGAAATTCGCTCAAACGCGACAACATACCTTGCTCAAGTTGCTCGCGTCTTGGATCCCAAAAAAACAACCGTCGTGTATAATTCTGAATGGCTATCAAAACTCACGTTTGCAGATGTCATTTCATTGTGTGGCAAAGTTACAGTTGCTCGCATGATTGAACGAGAAGATTTTAGAAAACGACTAGATGAACAACAACCAATCAGCATGCATGAATTACTCTACCCGCTCATGCAAGGATACGATTCAGTTGCACTTAATGCAGACGTTGAACTTGGCGGTACCGACCAAACATTTAACCTGCTTATGGGGCGACACCTCCAAAGTCACTACGGACAAGAAAGCCAAGTCATCATCACTCTTCCCCTCCTTGAAGGTCTTGATGGCGTACAAAAAATGTCAAAATCCTACGGGAATTATGTCGGATTATTCGAAACAGCAGAAAACGCTTTTGGCAAATTAATGTCGATTTCAGATGAATTGATGTTTAAGTACGCACAGCTCCTTTTACACACATCAAGCGAGATCCAAGAAAACCAAAAAGAATCAATTAAAAACGGATCATTGCACCCTATGAGGCTGAAAAAACAAATTGCCCATGACATCGTTGCGCGATTTTGGGGAGCATCAGAGGCTCAAAACGCGTTAAAGCAATTTGAAGAGCTTTTCCAGTCCAAAGATTATTCAAATGCGGAAGAAGTAGCTCTCTTAAAATCTAGTGAATATTGGATTGTCGATCTACTCAAAGAAATTGGGGCCATAAATTCATCATCAGATGCAAAACGAATGATAGAACAAGGTGCTGTAACGATTGATGGCGATGTTATTTCTGATTTTAAAGCAATTATCAACCCCACGTCTGGTATGATTATCAAAGTCGGTAAAAAGAAAATTATTAAAATAAAGTAG